The genomic segment GGGGAAATAGGGCGAATAGAAATAAATGATTTGTGGTTATTGTTTGCGGTCGGGTTGATAATGTTGGTGGCGGCTTTATTAGATTTCAAAGCCTTGAAAATTGGCAAAATTTCTGTAGTGGAGCCAGTTTTTGCTTTGGAGATACCAGTGGTTTTAATTTTGGCTAGTTTGTTTTTGGGGGAGTTTTTGAGACCGAGTCAATATTTTTTGATTATTATTTTAGCAGTTGGGATAATTTTTGTTTCTATAAAAGATCTTGTTAAAATAAAAAGTTTTATTTTTGAGAGAGGGGTGGGTTTGGCTGTGGTAGCAACCGTGGGCATGGGATTGGCAGATTTTTTTGTGGGTCTTGGGGCGAGAGCATCAGGACCTTTGATGGTAAATTGGTTTTTGAATTTAGTGGTAGCCATAGCTACTTTGGTTTATTTATTAAAATCAAGGAAAATGGAAATTACTTGGCGCTATGCTAAGGAAAATGGGGAGTTAATTTTTTTTACATGTTTTTTTGATAATTTAGCTTGGATATTTTTTGCCTTTAGCATGGTGTATATTCCTATAGCTGTGGCTACGGGGATTAGCGAGAGTTATATTGCTATGGCCTCGATATTGGGTTTTGTTTATAACAAAGAGAGACTTAAAAAGCATCAGTGGTTGGGTCTTGTTTTGACAGTAATATCGGCAGTTGTTTTGAGCTTAATCACGGCATAGATGATTTGGGTTTTGTGAGATAAGTGGTATAATTAAAATTAGCAAAATAATATACTAGAAATAAATATGAAGCAGAAAATTCGTAAAGTGGTAATACCAGTGGCTGGATTTGGTACCAGATTTTTGCCGGCAACCAAGGCGATGCCCAAAGAGATTTTGCCAGTGGTAGACAAGCCGATTATCCAGTTCGTGGTAGAGGAGGCAGTATCAGCTGGCATTAAAGACGTGATACTCGTGACTGGTTGGCACAAAAGGATTATTGAAGATCATTTTGATTATCCATATGAGCTGGAGAAACGGCTTGAAGAGGCAGGTAAGCAAGAACAGCTCAAGGAGATAAGACGGATTGCTGGGATGGCCAATTTTATTTATGTCCGTCAGAAGGGACCATATGGCAATGGTACTCCAGTTTTGAATGCCAAACACATAATCGGAGATGAACCCTTTTTGGTTTTATGGGGCGATGAACTATTTGATGCCGAGCCATCACGCTCGAAGCAATTGTTAAAAGTGTGGGACAAATATCAAAAACCCGTGATTACAGGCATGGAGCCGAGAAGCAAAGAAGATGCTGAAAGTTATGGTGTTATATATGGCAAAACAGTTGAGGATGGGATTTGGGAGGTAAAGGGATTTGAAGAAAAACCGGGGGCCAAGAGAGTAAAAATGCCATTTTTGACTTCACCGTCCGGATATATTCTGACGCCAGACATTTTCCCAATTTTGGAAAAACAAAAGGCCGGTCGGGGTGGGGAAGTGTGGCTGGTAGATGCAATTAGAAAGTTGTCAGAGCAAAAGCCGGTTTATGCTTGTAGACTAAAAAATACAGTCTGGTGTGATACAGGCAACAAGCTGGAATATATAAAGACAATTATCCGTTTTGCCATGAAAAGGAAAGAATATAGTAGCGAATTAAGGAAATATATAAAGGAAATTTTAAATAACAAAAATTAATTTTTCTATATGAAGTCAAAATTAATCTTTCTTTTTTTAATTTTTGTTTTTTTGTTATCTAGTGGGTTGGGTTGTAAGCAGGGCAATATCGCGGCTTATAATGAACTCTCTGAGCCGATTACACTTCGTTATTGGCGAGTATTTGATGGGGACGATAGCTTTTCCGACATCATAAATGCTTATCGGCAGATGCACCCAAATGTTAATATTGAGTACAGAAAGTTGCGCTATGAGGAATATGAGCAGGCACTACTCGAGGCCTGGGCCGAGGATAGGGGACCGGATGTTTTTTCTATTCACAATACTTGGGTGGGAAAATATAAAGAAAAAATTACGCCCCTACCAGAAAGTATAAAGTTGCCTTACGTGACAGAGGCCGACAAAAGAACAGGCAAGATGATAAAAGCCGACTATAACCAAGTGAGGACTTTGACGCCGATGGACGTGAAAACTAAGTTCGCTGACACTGTTTATCAAGATGTGGTCAGAGAAGATAAAATATTGGGATTGCCTCTGTCAGTGGATAGCTTGGCCTTGTTTTTTAATCGGGCATTATTTGATAATGCCCAGATAACCAAACAGCCACAAACTTGGCTTGAGGTAAAAGAAATGGTGAAAAAATTAACCATTTATGATGAAACTGGGAATATCACTCAGTCTGGTATTGCGATGGGATCAGCCGATAATATCAATCGGGCAAGTGATATATTGGCCCTTTTGATGATGCAAAATGGGACACAGATGGTTGACGAAGTGAGGAGTAGGGCAACTTTTCAGGAATCCAGTCCATATATCAGCGACAAAAGTTTTAAGCCCGGGGTAGATGCTCTGCGATTTTATACTGATTTTGCTTCACCAACAAAGGATGTTTATAATTGGAGCGAATCAATGCCAGAGGCTACGGAGGCTTTTATTTCTGGCAAGGTGGCGATGATGCTCGGCTATGCTTATCAGCTACCCTTGATCAAAACTCAAGGTGCGAGGTTGAATATCGGGGTGGCAGAGGCGCCTCATATAAATATAAATGGAACAGATGCTTTGGGTAGTAAAATTAATATGGCTAGTTATTGGATAGAGACAGTGTCCAAGAATACAAAATATCAAAATTATGCCTGGGATTTTTTGGTTTTTGCCACGAGCGAGGGGCAGGCAGAAAAATATTTAAATAAAACAAAAAAACCGACAGCGCTCCGCTCCTTGGTAGATAAGCAGATAAATGATTATGAGATAGCGCCTTTTGCCAGACAAGTTTTGACCGCTAAGTCCTGGTACCGAGGACGTGATCCCTTATCGGCTGAGGATATATTTAGGACGATGATAAAAAATGTAGTATCTGGTAAGAGCGAAATAGAACAAGCAATAAATTTTGCTGCCGGTAGTATAAATCAGACTTTTTGAGGAGGGGATTGAATAATCGTGGTAGTTATTTTATAATATAGTTATTGGGGATATTATTTTTGGCAAAGGTCGAATAGTATCC from the Candidatus Kuenenbacteria bacterium genome contains:
- a CDS encoding DMT family transporter; the protein is MGVLFALLAMFSWGLGDFLIQRSTRRLGTVKKRLGAIFSLQNNDKYSIWIVLFYICGSGALVLTPFVWGEIGRIEINDLWLLFAVGLIMLVAALLDFKALKIGKISVVEPVFALEIPVVLILASLFLGEFLRPSQYFLIIILAVGIIFVSIKDLVKIKSFIFERGVGLAVVATVGMGLADFFVGLGARASGPLMVNWFLNLVVAIATLVYLLKSRKMEITWRYAKENGELIFFTCFFDNLAWIFFAFSMVYIPIAVATGISESYIAMASILGFVYNKERLKKHQWLGLVLTVISAVVLSLITA
- a CDS encoding UTP--glucose-1-phosphate uridylyltransferase translates to MKQKIRKVVIPVAGFGTRFLPATKAMPKEILPVVDKPIIQFVVEEAVSAGIKDVILVTGWHKRIIEDHFDYPYELEKRLEEAGKQEQLKEIRRIAGMANFIYVRQKGPYGNGTPVLNAKHIIGDEPFLVLWGDELFDAEPSRSKQLLKVWDKYQKPVITGMEPRSKEDAESYGVIYGKTVEDGIWEVKGFEEKPGAKRVKMPFLTSPSGYILTPDIFPILEKQKAGRGGEVWLVDAIRKLSEQKPVYACRLKNTVWCDTGNKLEYIKTIIRFAMKRKEYSSELRKYIKEILNNKN
- a CDS encoding extracellular solute-binding protein, whose protein sequence is MKSKLIFLFLIFVFLLSSGLGCKQGNIAAYNELSEPITLRYWRVFDGDDSFSDIINAYRQMHPNVNIEYRKLRYEEYEQALLEAWAEDRGPDVFSIHNTWVGKYKEKITPLPESIKLPYVTEADKRTGKMIKADYNQVRTLTPMDVKTKFADTVYQDVVREDKILGLPLSVDSLALFFNRALFDNAQITKQPQTWLEVKEMVKKLTIYDETGNITQSGIAMGSADNINRASDILALLMMQNGTQMVDEVRSRATFQESSPYISDKSFKPGVDALRFYTDFASPTKDVYNWSESMPEATEAFISGKVAMMLGYAYQLPLIKTQGARLNIGVAEAPHININGTDALGSKINMASYWIETVSKNTKYQNYAWDFLVFATSEGQAEKYLNKTKKPTALRSLVDKQINDYEIAPFARQVLTAKSWYRGRDPLSAEDIFRTMIKNVVSGKSEIEQAINFAAGSINQTF